The following coding sequences lie in one Mesorhizobium sp. NZP2298 genomic window:
- a CDS encoding NADH:ubiquinone oxidoreductase subunit NDUFA12: MKTFLTQFFTWWNSQTLGTRLHTWRYGKRVGQDEAGNVYYEGGVDSEGRTRRWVIYRNYSEASAIPPGWHGWIHHRVDVAPPGDEYKPRDWQKPHQPNLTGTPAAYRPKGSVLTNQHRPQVTGDYDAWTPGS, from the coding sequence ATGAAGACTTTCCTGACGCAGTTTTTCACCTGGTGGAACAGCCAGACGCTGGGAACACGCCTGCACACCTGGCGGTACGGCAAGAGAGTCGGCCAGGACGAGGCGGGCAATGTCTATTACGAAGGCGGTGTCGATTCCGAAGGCCGCACGCGCCGCTGGGTCATCTATCGCAACTATTCCGAAGCCTCTGCCATCCCGCCCGGCTGGCACGGCTGGATCCATCACCGTGTCGACGTCGCGCCGCCCGGTGACGAGTACAAGCCGCGCGACTGGCAGAAGCCGCATCAGCCCAATCTGACCGGCACGCCGGCGGCCTATCGCCCGAAGGGCTCGGTGCTGACCAACCAGCACCGCCCGCAGGTCACGGGTGACTATGACGCCTGGACGCCCGGGTCGTAA
- a CDS encoding CBS domain-containing protein: MTVKAILERKGHDVLTLGPNEKLSEAIRILAEHKIGALVITNGDRKIVGILSERDIVRVVAKEGGAALDIAVRSAMTPKVKICNENHTVNEVMEIMTRGRFRHLPVEKDGLLDGIVSIGDVVKRRIEDVEREADEIRAYIATA, encoded by the coding sequence ATGACGGTTAAGGCAATTCTGGAAAGAAAAGGCCACGACGTGTTGACGCTCGGGCCGAACGAGAAGCTCAGCGAAGCCATCCGCATCCTGGCCGAACACAAGATCGGCGCGCTGGTCATCACCAATGGCGATCGCAAGATCGTCGGCATTCTGTCGGAGCGCGACATCGTGCGGGTCGTCGCCAAGGAAGGCGGCGCCGCGCTTGATATCGCCGTGCGTTCAGCAATGACGCCGAAGGTGAAGATCTGCAACGAGAACCACACCGTCAACGAGGTGATGGAGATCATGACAAGGGGTCGTTTCCGCCATCTGCCGGTGGAAAAGGACGGCCTGCTTGATGGCATCGTCTCCATCGGCGACGTGGTCAAGCGCCGCATCGAGGATGTCGAGCGCGAGGCCGACGAGATCAGGGCCTATATCGCCACCGCCTGA
- a CDS encoding GNAT family N-acetyltransferase: MFVRTAGERDLDAIRAVLVETWHATYDAIYGAAKVTEITDEWHSIASLRARLIKPNSDFLVADDGKRIGGVAFAESIDGGKTVVLKQLYVLPGLQGRGIGGMLLDEIIESFPEARAIRLEVEEQNRRAIAFYEANGFVRSGDAGEHTGASGEPTLVYRRPLAG; the protein is encoded by the coding sequence ATGTTCGTCCGCACCGCAGGCGAGCGCGACCTTGATGCAATTCGGGCAGTGCTGGTCGAAACCTGGCATGCGACCTATGACGCCATCTACGGCGCCGCCAAGGTCACCGAGATCACCGACGAATGGCATTCGATCGCCTCACTGAGGGCGCGGCTGATCAAGCCGAACAGCGACTTCCTTGTTGCTGATGACGGGAAGCGCATTGGCGGCGTGGCTTTTGCCGAAAGCATCGACGGCGGCAAAACGGTTGTCCTGAAACAGCTCTACGTGCTTCCGGGCCTGCAGGGCAGGGGCATCGGCGGCATGTTGCTCGACGAGATCATCGAGAGTTTCCCCGAGGCTCGCGCCATCCGTCTGGAAGTGGAAGAACAGAACAGGCGTGCCATCGCCTTCTACGAAGCGAACGGCTTCGTGCGATCCGGCGATGCCGGCGAGCACACGGGTGCCTCTGGCGAACCGACACTGGTCTATCGCAGGCCGCTTGCCGGCTGA
- a CDS encoding VanZ family protein, protein MIKLFRIAALVLLIIIIFATLSPIQMRPHMAQANIERALAYVLLGFALALSFPNRVYQTLIFVVATAGILELLQIIDPGRHAHLADALVKASAGIIGVLVGQLLLRTSGRIGVR, encoded by the coding sequence ATGATCAAACTGTTCCGCATCGCGGCGCTGGTGCTGCTTATCATCATCATTTTCGCGACCTTGTCGCCGATCCAGATGAGGCCGCACATGGCCCAGGCGAATATCGAGCGTGCCCTGGCCTATGTGCTGTTGGGCTTCGCCCTGGCGCTCAGCTTCCCCAACAGAGTGTATCAGACCTTGATCTTTGTGGTTGCGACTGCCGGCATACTGGAATTGCTTCAGATCATCGATCCCGGCCGCCACGCGCATCTTGCCGATGCACTCGTGAAAGCATCAGCTGGGATTATTGGGGTCCTCGTGGGGCAATTATTGCTGAGGACCAGCGGGCGAATAGGCGTGAGGTAG
- a CDS encoding YjhX family toxin translates to MDISRTEQRILHLLAQGGRIEIEKNQKKRIASVKCLTRDGWHYPGVDLDLFRKLKRKKAVSSSGGGPYRITRRGLELVRSELDNR, encoded by the coding sequence ATGGATATTTCGCGCACTGAACAGCGCATCCTGCACCTGCTCGCGCAGGGCGGACGCATTGAAATCGAAAAGAACCAGAAGAAACGGATCGCCTCCGTCAAATGCCTGACCCGCGATGGCTGGCACTATCCGGGCGTCGATCTCGACCTGTTTCGAAAGCTGAAACGCAAGAAGGCGGTTTCGTCGTCGGGCGGCGGCCCCTACCGCATCACAAGGCGCGGGCTCGAACTCGTCCGCTCCGAGCTCGATAACAGATAG
- the panB gene encoding 3-methyl-2-oxobutanoate hydroxymethyltransferase has translation MATKLPTTDVRIDAEMIRRRKGGTPLVCLTAYTYPVARLLDPHVDLLLVGDSVAMVLHGHETTLGASLEMMIAHGQAVMRGSARACVVVDMPAGSYEDSAAQAVASARRIVGETGCQAVKLEGGVDMALQIAAIVASGIPVMGHIGLLPQSVEKDGGYKIKGRTDETIAALMADALAVEKAGAFSTVIEGTIEAVAADISHRIAIPTIGIGASGDCDGQILVIDDMVGLTVDRVPKFVKEYADLRSLIAHAAERYASEVRNRTFPGPAHVFSGSNTNGGDRA, from the coding sequence TTGGCCACGAAATTGCCGACCACCGACGTTCGGATCGACGCCGAGATGATTCGCCGCCGCAAGGGCGGCACGCCACTGGTCTGCCTCACGGCTTACACTTATCCCGTCGCTCGCCTGCTCGATCCCCATGTTGACCTGCTCCTCGTGGGCGACAGCGTCGCCATGGTCCTGCATGGTCACGAGACGACGCTGGGCGCATCGCTCGAGATGATGATCGCACATGGGCAAGCCGTGATGCGCGGCTCGGCCAGGGCCTGTGTTGTCGTCGACATGCCGGCCGGCAGCTACGAGGACTCGGCGGCGCAGGCGGTGGCCTCGGCGCGACGCATCGTTGGCGAGACCGGCTGCCAGGCGGTGAAACTCGAAGGCGGCGTCGACATGGCCTTGCAGATCGCGGCGATCGTGGCGTCCGGCATTCCGGTCATGGGCCATATCGGCCTGCTGCCGCAATCGGTGGAGAAGGATGGCGGCTACAAGATCAAGGGCCGCACCGACGAGACGATCGCGGCGTTGATGGCTGATGCGCTCGCCGTCGAAAAGGCTGGCGCCTTCTCGACGGTGATCGAAGGCACGATCGAGGCGGTCGCCGCCGACATCAGCCACCGCATCGCCATTCCAACCATCGGCATCGGCGCCAGCGGCGACTGCGATGGTCAGATCCTGGTGATCGACGACATGGTGGGACTGACCGTCGACCGTGTGCCGAAATTCGTCAAGGAATACGCCGACCTGCGCAGCTTGATCGCGCATGCCGCTGAGCGGTACGCTTCGGAGGTGCGAAATCGGACATTCCCCGGTCCTGCCCATGTTTTTTCCGGCTCAAACACCAATGGCGGAGACCGGGCATGA
- the gatB gene encoding Asp-tRNA(Asn)/Glu-tRNA(Gln) amidotransferase subunit GatB, with protein sequence MSLIDTRTPDAKRLISGATGDWEIIIGLEVHAQVISEAKLFSGASTAFGAAPNANVSLVDAAMPGMLPVINEECVKQAIRTGLGLKAQINHKSVFDRKNYFYPDLPQGYQISQFKQPIVGEGTVIVSVGPDRQGEFEDIEVGIERLHLEQDAGKSMHDQHPTMSYVDLNRSGVALMEIVSKPDLRSGDEAKAYVTKLRTIMRYLGTCDGNMDEGSLRADVNVSVRRPGGEFGTRCEIKNMNSIRFIGQAIDYEARRQIAILEDGGKIDQETRLYDAVKGETRSMRSKEEAHDYRYFPDPDLLPLEFDQAYVDALAKGLPELPDDKKARLITSLGLSTYDASILVSEKSIADYFEKVAAGRDGKLAANWVINDLLGQLNKAGKGIENAPVSPDQLGAIIDLIKDGTISGKIAKDLFEIVWSEGGDPRQLVESRGLKQVTDTGAIEKAVDEVIAANPDKVEQARAKPTMAGWFVGQVMKATGGKANPQAVNDLVKAKLGIE encoded by the coding sequence ATGTCCCTGATCGATACCCGCACGCCCGACGCAAAACGTCTGATCTCCGGCGCCACCGGCGACTGGGAAATCATCATTGGTCTCGAAGTGCACGCGCAGGTCATCTCGGAAGCAAAATTGTTTTCCGGCGCCTCGACCGCTTTCGGCGCGGCCCCCAATGCCAATGTCAGCCTGGTCGATGCCGCAATGCCGGGCATGCTGCCCGTCATCAACGAGGAATGCGTCAAGCAGGCGATCCGTACCGGCCTCGGCCTGAAGGCGCAGATCAACCACAAGTCGGTTTTCGACCGGAAGAACTATTTCTATCCCGACCTGCCGCAAGGCTACCAGATCTCCCAGTTCAAGCAGCCGATCGTCGGCGAGGGCACCGTGATCGTTTCGGTCGGACCGGACCGACAGGGCGAGTTCGAGGACATCGAGGTCGGCATCGAGCGGCTGCATCTGGAGCAGGATGCCGGCAAGTCGATGCACGACCAGCATCCGACCATGTCCTATGTCGACCTCAACCGCTCTGGCGTGGCGCTGATGGAGATCGTCTCCAAGCCTGACCTGCGTTCCGGCGATGAGGCCAAGGCCTATGTCACCAAGCTGCGCACCATCATGCGCTATCTCGGCACCTGCGACGGCAATATGGATGAAGGCTCGCTGCGCGCCGACGTCAACGTCTCGGTACGCCGGCCCGGTGGCGAGTTCGGCACGCGCTGCGAGATCAAGAACATGAACTCGATCCGCTTCATCGGCCAGGCCATCGACTATGAGGCGCGCCGCCAGATCGCTATCCTGGAGGATGGCGGCAAGATCGACCAGGAAACGCGGCTGTACGATGCCGTCAAGGGCGAGACGCGCTCCATGCGCTCGAAGGAAGAAGCGCACGACTACCGCTACTTCCCCGATCCCGATCTTCTGCCGCTGGAATTCGATCAGGCCTATGTCGATGCTTTGGCCAAAGGACTGCCGGAACTGCCCGACGACAAGAAGGCGCGGCTGATCACCTCGCTGGGTCTCTCGACCTACGATGCTTCGATCCTGGTGTCGGAAAAGTCGATCGCCGACTATTTCGAGAAGGTGGCCGCCGGACGTGACGGCAAGCTCGCCGCCAACTGGGTCATCAACGACCTGCTCGGTCAATTGAACAAGGCGGGCAAGGGCATTGAAAATGCGCCGGTTTCGCCCGACCAGCTTGGCGCCATCATCGACCTGATCAAGGATGGCACCATCTCCGGCAAGATCGCCAAGGACCTGTTCGAGATCGTCTGGAGCGAAGGTGGCGATCCACGCCAGTTGGTCGAAAGCCGTGGCTTGAAGCAGGTCACCGATACCGGCGCCATCGAAAAGGCGGTCGACGAGGTGATCGCGGCCAACCCGGACAAGGTCGAACAGGCGCGCGCCAAGCCGACCATGGCCGGCTGGTTCGTCGGGCAGGTGATGAAGGCGACCGGCGGCAAGGCTAATCCGCAGGCGGTCAACGACCTCGTCAAGGCCAAGCTCGGCATCGAGTAA
- the panC gene encoding pantoate--beta-alanine ligase — protein sequence MSGPDVVDSVGALRARIRDWRRDGLRVAMVPTMGALHEGHLSLIRIAREKAERCVVSIFVNPTQFAPSEDLDKYPRQIARDLDLLATVKADLAFTPTVGAMYPAGFATRISVGGPSAGLESDFRPTFFEGVATVVAKLFLQATPDYAVFGEKDYQQLCVVRQLCRDLDLPVEIIGAPTIRDAHGLAMSSRNAYLDEGELAVARQLNVILRKAAAALAAGAHRDDATGEAGRALIAAGFQKIDYVEARESLTLAPWRRDRTGRLLAAAWLGRTRLIDNVEVPTA from the coding sequence ATGAGCGGGCCTGATGTCGTCGATAGTGTTGGCGCACTTCGCGCCAGGATTCGCGACTGGCGGCGCGACGGCTTGCGCGTCGCCATGGTTCCAACCATGGGCGCGTTGCATGAGGGGCATCTCTCCTTGATCAGGATCGCGCGCGAAAAAGCAGAGCGCTGTGTGGTGTCGATCTTCGTCAACCCAACGCAGTTCGCACCGAGCGAGGATCTCGACAAGTACCCGCGCCAGATTGCCCGTGACCTGGATCTGCTGGCGACGGTCAAGGCCGATCTTGCCTTCACGCCGACGGTTGGCGCGATGTATCCCGCCGGCTTTGCCACCAGGATCTCGGTCGGCGGCCCATCCGCCGGGCTCGAATCGGATTTTCGCCCGACCTTTTTCGAAGGCGTCGCCACCGTGGTGGCCAAGCTCTTCCTCCAAGCAACGCCCGACTACGCGGTCTTCGGCGAAAAGGATTATCAGCAGCTTTGCGTCGTCAGGCAGCTCTGCCGCGACCTTGACCTGCCCGTCGAGATCATCGGTGCCCCAACCATACGCGACGCGCATGGCCTCGCCATGTCGTCGCGCAACGCCTATCTCGACGAGGGTGAACTGGCGGTCGCTCGCCAACTCAACGTGATTCTGCGCAAGGCGGCAGCAGCGTTGGCGGCCGGCGCGCATCGAGACGACGCAACCGGTGAAGCCGGTCGTGCCCTGATCGCCGCCGGCTTCCAGAAGATCGACTATGTCGAGGCCCGCGAAAGCCTGACGCTTGCGCCCTGGCGTCGCGACCGCACGGGACGCCTGCTCGCTGCTGCCTGGCTCGGCAGGACGCGGCTGATCGACAATGTGGAAGTTCCCACTGCCTAG